CTGCCGTTCTTGAGCTGTTCGTTGAGTTGCTGGGCGGTAATGTCCATGAGTGCGCACCTTTCGGGAGGCTTTCGGTAGGGGCATGTGGCCGATCCAGCCACCACCAATATACCCCCAGGGGTATAACGGTTCAAAATTGACGGCCGTGCAACGACCCGGCCGGAAGTGCCCGGCGCACCTCGCACGCCCCGGGGCGTCAGGTTAGGCGCAGGAAGAGGCCGCGGATCTCCTGAAGCGTGAGCTTCGGACCAGTTGCGCCACCAGTAGTTGGCCCCTCCGGCACGTCGGCGATGCATTCGCGCATGGCGGCGGAGACCAACTCAAACCCTGCCTTGTCCAGGGCACCCCGGACGGCCGAGAGTTGCGTCACGACGCTCCGGCAGTCGGATGCGGACTCGACGGCGGCGATCAGCGCCCCGAGCTGGCCATGGGCCCGCTTGAGCCGGTTGATGGTGCGGCGCCTCGCGGCATCGGGGCCCGGGTTTACCCCCGGCAGGCTGACGGCGTTCATGCTGATTTCCTTTCAGGCTGCCGGGGAGCCCGGGCGGTAGCTTCTTCCTTCCATCATGATACCCCCGGGGGTATTTACGCAAGCCCGGCGCACAGCACGCGCAGGCTTGCCTGCAATACCCCCGGGGGTATATATTTGATGCATGGCAACCATCGACATTTCCGAAAAGACCTTCGAGGACACCATTTCCGGCAACGACATCGTGCTGGTGGACTTTTGGGCAGCCTGGTGCGGCCCGTGCCGCATGTTTGCCCCGACGTTCAGCAAGGCGTCCGAAGCCCACCCCGACGTCGTCTTCGCGAAGGTGGACACGGAGGCCGAGCCGGGGCTCTCTGCGGCGGCCCGCATCACGTCCATTCCCACCCTGATGGCCTTCCGCGAGGGTATCCTCGTGTTCTCCCAGCCCGGCGCCATGAATGCGGCAGGCCTGGACGAGCTCATCACTGCCGTCAAGGCGCTGGACATGGCAGACGTCCGGGCTAAGATGGCCGCCGCGCCCGCGTCATGACTGGCCACGGGGCAACACAGCCACTTCAATAGAAGGCGCGGCCCCTGCCGCACCTGGAATACCAGACTCAAGGAGAAACAATGTGCAGTCCCGTCCGTTGCAATAGCTGTGGAAAGATCACCTGGGCCGGTTGTGGTGAGCATGTCGAGTCCGTTATGGCCGACGTGCCCACCGAACAGCGCTGCACCTGCAAGTGATCTTCCCGCGCTGAGGTCTCCGGCGCTGGGCTAGCATGCTCAGACGGCGTCGTTGCGTTCTGAACGCAGCGGCGCCCACCCGACCGCCAGCCCGAGGAGAACCGAAGCCATGTCAGAGACCGCCGCGACCCGCTCCGCCGACAGCTCCGACTCCCCCGGCGCCCCTGCGGTATCTGTCCGGTGGGGAATCCTGGGCACCGGACTGATTGCCGGGCTGCAGACATCGGACCTGGTGGGACACGGCTTCACGGTCCAGGCGGTGGGCTCCCGCAACCTGGTCACGGCACGCGAGTTCGCCGCCAGGTTCGAGCTGCCCACAGCGCACGGCAGCTACGAGGCACTCGTGAACGACCCCGTCGTCGACGTCGTTTACATCTCCTCGCCGCACCCGTTCCACTACGAGAACGCACTGCTGGCGCTCACCGCCGGCAAGCATGTCCTGGTGGAGAAGCCCTTCGCCATGAACGAGTGGCAGGCGCAGGAGATTGCGGACCTCGCCGCGTCCAAGGGGCTGGTTGCCCTTGAAGCCATGTGGACCCGTTATCTCCCGCACATGGTCCGGATCCGTGAACTGATCGCCTCGGGAGTCCTCGGCGAGGTCCGGACCCTGATCGCGGACCACAACCAGAACCTGCCCAAGGACCCGGAACACCGCCTCAACGACCCCGCACTGGGCGGCGGAGCTCTCCTGGATCTGGGGATCTACCCCGTTTCCTTCGCCTTCGACATCTTCGGGGCACCGGCCACGATCCGGGCTGCCGCCAGCATGACGGTGACCGGCGTCGACCGCCAGACCGCCATGATCTTCGAATACGGGGACGGACAGCAGGCGGTGCTGCACTGTGCGCTGGATACCGCGGGTCCGAACCGGGCTGCGGTCATCGGCACCGGAGGCAGCATCGACATTGATCCGGTCTGGTATACGCCGACCGGATTCACCCGGTACGACGACGGCGGAAACGTCGTCGAGCGCTTCGACGAGCCGGTCACCGGCCGCGGCATGCAGTACCAGGCGTGGGAGATGGAGCGGCTCGTCGGCGCCGGCGCGACCGCCAACGACATCCTGCCGCCCAGCGAGAGCGTCCAGGTCATGGCGGCGCTGGACGCAGTCCGCAGCCAGATCGGGCTCAGCTACGCCAGCGACGCCCGGTAGCACGGCCGCCGGCCTACCGATCCCCGACCTCCCGCCGCGCCCGGTCGACGTCGGCCGCACAGGCGGGCTGCCCGGTGGCCCGAAGCCCTGCCACAACGCCGTCGATGTCTGCCGCTGCGCGG
The nucleotide sequence above comes from Arthrobacter sp. KBS0702. Encoded proteins:
- a CDS encoding metal-sensitive transcriptional regulator — protein: MNAVSLPGVNPGPDAARRRTINRLKRAHGQLGALIAAVESASDCRSVVTQLSAVRGALDKAGFELVSAAMRECIADVPEGPTTGGATGPKLTLQEIRGLFLRLT
- the trxA gene encoding thioredoxin, encoding MATIDISEKTFEDTISGNDIVLVDFWAAWCGPCRMFAPTFSKASEAHPDVVFAKVDTEAEPGLSAAARITSIPTLMAFREGILVFSQPGAMNAAGLDELITAVKALDMADVRAKMAAAPAS
- a CDS encoding Gfo/Idh/MocA family protein, translating into MSETAATRSADSSDSPGAPAVSVRWGILGTGLIAGLQTSDLVGHGFTVQAVGSRNLVTAREFAARFELPTAHGSYEALVNDPVVDVVYISSPHPFHYENALLALTAGKHVLVEKPFAMNEWQAQEIADLAASKGLVALEAMWTRYLPHMVRIRELIASGVLGEVRTLIADHNQNLPKDPEHRLNDPALGGGALLDLGIYPVSFAFDIFGAPATIRAAASMTVTGVDRQTAMIFEYGDGQQAVLHCALDTAGPNRAAVIGTGGSIDIDPVWYTPTGFTRYDDGGNVVERFDEPVTGRGMQYQAWEMERLVGAGATANDILPPSESVQVMAALDAVRSQIGLSYASDAR